Genomic window (Asticcacaulis excentricus CB 48):
ACAGGGGATTCGGATGAGCGGCACGCCTTGGAGCGTAAAAGGCATCGACGCCAAGGCGAGAGAAGTGGCCAAGGAATTGGCGCACCGCTCTGGCATGACGTTGGGCGAATGGCTCAATCAGATGATTCTCAAGGGTGAAGACGTCGATGCGGCTATCCGCCGTGAGCGTCAGCGCACGGCCCGTGATCCCGCCCCGCGCGCCCGCCGCGCCCCTGAGCCTGTTTATGGCGAAGGCGATTACGAAGACGATGTGTACGTGCCGCGCGATGTGGCGCCTCAGGCTGGGTCGGCGCGCCGGCCGGCTCCCTATTCCATGGCCGCTGAGCGTCAGCGCCGTGCCCCGGTGGCTCCTGCCTATTACGACGAAGCACCATCGGTTCAGGTCTCGGGGGGCGACATCGGCAAGGTGACGCGCGTGCTTGAGACCCTGGGGTCACGCCTTGAAAATTCCGAGCTGCGCTCGGCTACGGCTGTGCGCGGTGTGTCTCAGGCCGTCGAAGCCCTGCTGAACCGTCTGGAGCGCTCCGAAAGCACGCTGGCCGAAACGGTGGCTGAGACCGAAGCGCGCTTGAGCGATACGGCGCGTGAAGTGTTCGACAGCGTGGCGGATTCGCGTGAGTGGCTGGCGCGCAGCGATGCCGACCGTCAGGCTCTGTCTGAGCGTCTGGAAACGGCAGAGCGTCTGGTTGATGCGCAGGCTGAGCGTCTGGAAGGCCTTTCGGGCCATCTGCGCGAGGAGCGTGAGCGTGTCGCGCGCCTGGAGGCTGAGCTGAAGGCTAATCCGGCGCAGTCGGCGTTTGAAACGGTCGAAGCGGCTGTGGGACGTCTGGCCAATCAGCTTTATGAAAACGACGTCCGCTCACGTGATGTCCTCAAGGATGTGCGCGGCGATCTGGTCGGCCTGTCGCACCGTCTCAGTCAGCTTGAACTGCGCGATCCTGACGCGGCGGCGCAGGCGCTGGTAGATCGCGTGGCCGCGCAACTGTCGCAACGTCTGGAAGCCGCCGAAGCGCGCACCGCCACGGCCATGCGTAGTCTGGAGCAGGCCTTTACGGCGCTGGATGCGCGCCTGAACCGTGCCGAGGCGCAAGGCGATGTCACAGACCCGGAATCGGTCCAGTCGCTGAGCCGTCTGTCGGCCGACCTGACCCGTCGTGTCGAAGAGTCGCGATTTGAAGTTATGCGCCTTCTGGAAGACAGCCAACAAAGCTCCGCCGAAGAGACCCTGGCGGCGGTTGAAGCGCGTCTGTCGGCGGCCGAATCGCGTCAGGCTCGCGCCATAGAGACGCTGGGACAGGACGTCCTGAAAATTGCCGATAACCTCAATCGTAAGGTGGCGGCCGTGCAGAGATCGGGTAATGAGGCGGTCGCCCACATGGCTGCGGACATGAGGCGCCTGAACGACCAGGTCGAGGCGCGCTTTGCGGCGGCAGATGCGACGCACGCAAGCGCGCTTGAGCGCCTGAGCGGCGAAATCGCCCGCATTTCCGAGAGCCTGACACGCAAGATTGTTGAGACCGAAAAGCGTACCACTCAGGTGCTGGAAGGCGTCGGTGAAGAACTCGATACCCGTCATCAGCGCGTCCATTCCGACATTGCCGAGCGCATTCGTCAGAGCGAGGAGCGCACGCAAAAGCTGCTCGACGAGGCGCGCAATAAGATTGATGCGCGTTTAGGGCAGGCCCAGACACAAACGCTGCTGCGCGAAGCTGAACGCGAAGTCCCGCAGGCGCCGCTCTATGCCCCGACCGAATTGCAGCAAAAGCCGTTTTCGGCCTTTGAGCATGGCTTCGAAGACGAAGCCCCCGCTCCGGTCGCTGAGGCCGCCCCGGAAGCTGTGATCCAAACAGAGGTCAGGCGCCCGGCGTTGGACGATGACCTGACCGGGCGTTTGCTGGAATCGGTGACGCAGTTTGATGCGGATCCCTTTGAGGACGATCCCTTTTCCGACATCGTCGAACCGGCCAAAAGCCCGGCCTCTGACCCGTTTGCCGAGGCCTTGATCGCCGAAACACAGGCGCAGCGCGCGCTGAGTGAAGACGATGGCCGCGACATGCAGGTACCGCTAAAGCCGCGGGCAGCGAGTGCAGCCGCTGACCCCTTTACCGATGATTTCGACCTCGACCCCTTCGCCGATGTCGATGCGTCGCGCAAGATCGCGCCGGCGGCTCTGTCGGGTGCGTCCTACGAAGACGCAGCTCCCCTGTCCACGCGTGACGCGCTGGCGGCGGCGCGTGCGGCAGTGCGCGCCTCGATCGAAGGGGCTGACACTAAGAAGCCTCTGGGCCTGAAACTGGGCACCTCGCGCACGCGCGAGGCCCAGCCCAAGCCTGAGAAGCCCAAGGGCAAGACCCTGCTGAACGCCTTCAAGGCCTCGTCCATCGCCATCGTGGTGACGGCAGGCGCAGTTGGCGGTTACTATGCCTTCCGTGACAAGGACGAGCCAGCAGCCCAAAAGCCCACCCTGGCGGCCGCGGCGATCACGACGAGCCAACCGAAGTCGCAACCGGCTCAGGACATGAAGCGTCTCAAGGCCATGTACGAGGCGGCGTCTTTGGCGCTGGATGCCAACGACCCGAAGGCGGTTGAGGCCATGCGTACCGTGGCCGATCTTGGCTATCCGGTGGCGCAGTATGAGATGAGCACCCTCTATGACGGTGGGCGCGACGGTCTGGTCGTGGCTGACAAGACACAGGCGCGGCAGTGGGCCGAACGTGCGGCGAAGGCGGACTATCCGCTGGCCATGTATAAGTTCGGTCTGATGAACTATAATGGCGAAGGCGGCCCGCTCGATTACAACGCGGCGGCGACCTGGATTCGCAAGTCGGCGGAATTCGGCGTGCGCGATGGTCAGTTCGGTATCGGCGTCATGTATATGCAAGGCACCGCCATCCCGGAAAACCCACCGGAAGCCTATAAGTGGCTGTTGATTGCGGCCAATAATGGTGACCGCGAAGCCGAGTCCATGCTGAAGGACCTGCGGGCACGTCTGAAGCCCGAACAGGTGGCCACGGCGCAGACCGCCGCGCGCGCCTTTACGCCAGTGAAAAGCAAAACAGACGACACCAGCTTAGCGGCGCGTTAACCCTGAAGGACGGATAACGTATCGCCAACCCCGGCCGCCTGTGACAGATTGGGCATGGCCGGAAATCTGGTTATCCGAAAGGCTCTGACGTGGAAATCTACCTGCCCATCGCCGAGATGTCGGTGAATGTCTGGCTGATGGCCGGATTGGGTGTGGTTGTGGGGTTTCTGTCGGGGCTATTTGGCGTCGGGGGCGGTTTTCTAATGGCCCCGGTTCTGGTGGCGCTGGGTATACCGCCGTCGATTGCCGTCGCCTCTCAGGCCGGTCACGTACTGGCCACCTCGACCTCATCTGTCATGAGCTATGGCCGCGAAGCGAGCGTCGATTACCGGATGGGCGGCGTTATGGCGGTGGGCGGTATCGCCGGGGCGATCGCGGGCGTTGAAGTCTTCCGCCTGCTGCGCCTGTTGGGGCAGGCCGACCTGATGGTCGCCGTCCTCTACCTGCTGCTGCTGGGGACCATTGGCGGTATGATGCTGAATGAAAGCCTGCGGGCCCTGTTACGGGCTCGCGACGGTCTGCCTGCCGAACGCCCTAAGGTCAAACGCCCCGGCTGGCTGTACGCCCTGCCGTACAAAATGCGATTTCCGGTGTCGGGCCTCTATATTTCGGTGATTCCCCCGATTGCGATTGGTTTTGTCGTCGGTCTGCTGGCGGCCCTGATGGGGGTGGGTGGCGGCTTTCTGATTGTGCCGGCCATGATTTATCTGCTGCGTATGAAGGCCTCGGCGGTGGTGGGCACCAGCCTGTTTCAAATCGTCATCACAACCTTGGTCACCATGATCCTTCAGGCCGTGCGCAACCATACGGTCGATGCGGTGCTGGCCTTTATCCTTTTGATCGGCGGGGTGATCGGTGGGCAACTGGGCATCCGTGCGGCCACGAGATTTCGTGCCGAACAAATGCGGGTGGTGCTGGCTATCATTATACTGATGGCCGGTTTGCAGATGGGCTTTACCCTGTTCGTGCCGCCGGAAGATCCGTTCATTCTGGCCCCCACCAACGGATAGGGGCTCGATATGGTCGCCGCCTCTCTGCCGCCCGACGTCACCGCCCCCGCGCCGCCGGTGCCCTATATCGAGACGCAACCGGCCGCGGGTGTATCGGCTGACCTCTTGTCCACCGACCTGACCCAGAACCGTATTGAGGTGTCCTCTTCGTTTCAGGGGGCGAAGGTCATCCTTTATGGTGCGGTGTTTGAGCCCGAAGACCAGCCGTCCGACGTGGTGGTGATCATCCGGGGGCCGCAGGCCTCGATGCGCCTGATCCGCAAGGTCAAGGCCGGGGCCGTGTGGCTCAATTCGCGCCCCGTCGTCTTCGAAGGCGCGCCCGGTTATTATATGGCAGCGTCTTCGCAACCGCTTGACCGCATTACTGATTTTTCGCACCGCCGGCTGCTGGGTCTGGGCCTCGATTATATTGCCATGGATACCTCGCGCGAAAACAAGGTGGTGACGCGCTATGGCGTCAAGGATGTGGTCGTCAACGGCATCGAAGACGACTATCTCGACTGGCGGCGTGCGGTCATCCGGCTGAAGTCGAAGGCCGGGCTTTATAATGATAACCCGCTGGGCGTGCGCTTTGTCGATAAGAACCTGTTTCGCGCCGAGGTGACCTTGCCCTCGGAAGCGCCGATTGGCGACTATACGGCCGAGGTCTGGTTGTTCCGTGACGGTCAGCCGGTCGGCTACAGCGAGAAAAAGCTAACGGTGGAAAAGGTCGGGTTTGAGCGCTTTGTCTATACGGTAGCGCACCGTCATGCCTGGCTTTATGGGCTGGCCTGCGTCTTTATGAGCATGGGCATGGGCGCGCTGGCGTCACGGTTATTCCGGCGGGGGTGAGTGCTCGCGTCTCCCTCAAGGTGAGCGACGGTGCCACGGACGCTACCAATGCTTGTCACGTCTGCTTCAGCGTTCTATGGTGACTGGGCTTTTCAAGAGGGGGCGGCGATGGCCATTGGAAAAGTTCTTGTCCGTACCGTCATCATGACGTTGATCGGAGCCAGTATTCTGGCGCTTTACCAGATCAACAACGGCCTGTTTGATGCGCTGCGTTACAGTGGGTCGGTCATCGTTCTGGCGTTGACCGGTTTTGTGATGAATATGATCGAGCACTACTGGAAAAGCCGTCGCGCGACCCAAAAGGGATGATGACCTCACCCACTCGTCGAGGGTCATTATCCGTATGTGCGCGGAGAGGGGCTTTTGTTAGTCGTCCATAACGACTACATTGCCCGCGTGAGTCCTGAGTTTCCCGACATCGCCGATCAGACACCCTCCGCCGATACGGAGGCGTCCCTGCGCGCGCATTTACCAGCGCAGGGCTTCGCGCTTTTGCCCTCCAGCGGGGCGTTTAGCGACGGGCACGTGTCGCGGCGCATCGGCGCCCCGGAAGCGCGTGAAGCCTGGGGACGCGAACCTCTTCTGATCGTCAATGCGCCGCTGATGCGCCAGCGCCTGTTCGGACAGCGCTCTTTCCGCGAAACGAAGCATTTCGACCTTCTGGAGCTGTTTGCCTTTGTGCGTCCGGCGCGTTTTGCCGCCCCGTCCGTGGCCGGGCTGGCTCTGGCCATGGGCTACGGCGAGCCGGAAGGGGCCGAGGCGCAGGCCGCCGTCGTCTATCAGGTGGCGCTGGCGCTGGCGCGGGAACTGTCCGAAGCGCCTCTGGCCTTTCGGCTGATGGCGCGCTCGTCGCTGGAGTTCATGCAGCGTCAGGGCTGGGTCTGGGCCCCGTTTGTGGATGCGGCACTGCGCCAGAAGCCGGTGCCGGAGGGTTACGTCGCGCCACCGCCGCTGGAGGTGTGGTCGCTGCTCGAAGAATGGGAGGAGCAGGCCCCCGCCGGCGATGCGCGTCAGGTCAGCCTCGGCGAAGACGAGGTTCTGAAAGGGCTGAAGGACAATCTGCACCGTGCCGGTCTTCAGGAAGGCCGCCCCGAACAGCAGGCCTTTGCGCTCAAGACGCGCGAAATGTTTGCGCCCAAATGGGCCTCGGAACAGCCAAACATGCTGCTTCTGGAGGCCGGGACGGGCACGGGCAAGACGTTGGGCTATCTGTCGCCGTCGCGCCTGTGGGCCGAAAAGGCGCAGGGGCGGGTATGGATTTCAACCTATACAAAGGCCCTGCAGAAACAGATTTATAACGATACCCGCGCCCTGTTCGACACTGAGGGAGAGCGCGAGAACAAGGTCGCCATTCGCAAGGGGCGCGAAAACTATCTGTGCCTCTTGAACTGGCAGGAGCGGCTGGCCCCGCTGACCCAGGGGCCGGGGGAGGCGATTGTCGCCGCTTTGGTGGCGCGCTGGATCGTCTATAGCCGCGATGGCGACATTGTAGGTGGCGACTTTCCCACCTGGCTGCCTTCGCTTCTGCCCGCGGGCTCGGCCGCGGCCATGTTCGGGGCGCTCAATCCGGCCAATCTGGTCGATCGGCGCGGGGAATGTATTTACAGTGCCTGCCCTCACTACCGCACCTGCTTCGTCGAAAAGTCGATCCGCAAGGCCAAGTCGGCGCAAATCATCATCGCCAATCACGCGCTGGTCATGGCGCAGGCGGCCTACGATCTGCGCGAGGCCGCCAAGGCCGAACAGGGCGAAGCGACGATGGAGCCCGAAGCGCCCGGACTGTCGCGGCTGGTCTTCGACGAAGGCCACCATGTGTTTGAGGCCGCCGACGGGGCCTTTTCGTCGGAACTGTCGGGCTTTGAGGCCTATGAGCTGCGCCGCTGGATACGCGGCAATGAGGGGCGCGGGCGGCGCTCACGGGGGCTGGAACAAAGGCTGGGCGACCTTCTGGCAACGCGAGAAGTGGCGCAAAACGCCCTGAAAGACCTGATCCGCGCGGCGCACCTGCTGCCGTCCGAAGGCTGGTCGCAGCGCCTGACCACGCGCAC
Coding sequences:
- a CDS encoding sulfite exporter TauE/SafE family protein → MEIYLPIAEMSVNVWLMAGLGVVVGFLSGLFGVGGGFLMAPVLVALGIPPSIAVASQAGHVLATSTSSVMSYGREASVDYRMGGVMAVGGIAGAIAGVEVFRLLRLLGQADLMVAVLYLLLLGTIGGMMLNESLRALLRARDGLPAERPKVKRPGWLYALPYKMRFPVSGLYISVIPPIAIGFVVGLLAALMGVGGGFLIVPAMIYLLRMKASAVVGTSLFQIVITTLVTMILQAVRNHTVDAVLAFILLIGGVIGGQLGIRAATRFRAEQMRVVLAIIILMAGLQMGFTLFVPPEDPFILAPTNG
- a CDS encoding TIGR02186 family protein, whose protein sequence is MVAASLPPDVTAPAPPVPYIETQPAAGVSADLLSTDLTQNRIEVSSSFQGAKVILYGAVFEPEDQPSDVVVIIRGPQASMRLIRKVKAGAVWLNSRPVVFEGAPGYYMAASSQPLDRITDFSHRRLLGLGLDYIAMDTSRENKVVTRYGVKDVVVNGIEDDYLDWRRAVIRLKSKAGLYNDNPLGVRFVDKNLFRAEVTLPSEAPIGDYTAEVWLFRDGQPVGYSEKKLTVEKVGFERFVYTVAHRHAWLYGLACVFMSMGMGALASRLFRRG
- a CDS encoding ATP-dependent DNA helicase, producing MLVVHNDYIARVSPEFPDIADQTPSADTEASLRAHLPAQGFALLPSSGAFSDGHVSRRIGAPEAREAWGREPLLIVNAPLMRQRLFGQRSFRETKHFDLLELFAFVRPARFAAPSVAGLALAMGYGEPEGAEAQAAVVYQVALALARELSEAPLAFRLMARSSLEFMQRQGWVWAPFVDAALRQKPVPEGYVAPPPLEVWSLLEEWEEQAPAGDARQVSLGEDEVLKGLKDNLHRAGLQEGRPEQQAFALKTREMFAPKWASEQPNMLLLEAGTGTGKTLGYLSPSRLWAEKAQGRVWISTYTKALQKQIYNDTRALFDTEGERENKVAIRKGRENYLCLLNWQERLAPLTQGPGEAIVAALVARWIVYSRDGDIVGGDFPTWLPSLLPAGSAAAMFGALNPANLVDRRGECIYSACPHYRTCFVEKSIRKAKSAQIIIANHALVMAQAAYDLREAAKAEQGEATMEPEAPGLSRLVFDEGHHVFEAADGAFSSELSGFEAYELRRWIRGNEGRGRRSRGLEQRLGDLLATREVAQNALKDLIRAAHLLPSEGWSQRLTTRTQSGEMMAPSGPIEALLAAALKQIEVRGQESASKSRYRPEADNAECEAHPCLPEVSEAASAAAKALQAIEAPLLALVRAIEDILTGEEEIDLAERTRLDGALRGLERRARMTLPAWRSLLQQLAYAEDEDPMQPSPYVDWFATISHGGRLVDVGLHRHFVDPSVPLADYVLKPAHGVLMASATLSDKALAEHPDEDPFALARQRTGAAHLSMGAKSLRIASPFDYEAQARLFVVTDVPRDDPRAVASAMKALFLAAGGGGLGLFTAIRRLKAVYEQLFRPLGEAGISLYAQHVDPLDVSDLISVFRSERHSCLLGTDAVRDGVDVPGQALRLIAFDRIPWPRPDALHKARRAHFGAKLYDDALVRAKLAQAFGRLIRRADDRGVFVMLDSAAPTRLFASLPDGVVVQRCTLAEALTAIEGFLPRE